A stretch of Halomonas elongata DSM 2581 DNA encodes these proteins:
- a CDS encoding universal stress protein codes for MYSKILLPVDLNEEASWSKALPTALTLCRSFGASLHVVTVLPDYQMPLVGSYFPPGFAEKARETVSKAQHEFIRDKVPEDIQVQCVIVDGSPWEAIIKASRKIEADLIVMASHTKRKFVDYVLGPNAEHVVHHSKVSVMIVR; via the coding sequence ATGTACAGCAAGATCCTGTTGCCGGTGGACCTCAACGAAGAGGCATCCTGGTCCAAGGCACTGCCCACGGCCCTGACGTTGTGCCGCAGTTTCGGTGCCTCGTTGCATGTCGTGACGGTATTGCCGGACTACCAGATGCCCCTGGTGGGAAGCTATTTCCCCCCGGGGTTCGCCGAGAAGGCCCGTGAGACGGTCAGCAAGGCACAGCACGAGTTCATTCGCGACAAGGTGCCGGAGGACATCCAGGTCCAGTGCGTGATCGTCGACGGTTCGCCCTGGGAGGCGATCATCAAGGCTTCCAGGAAGATCGAGGCCGACCTGATCGTCATGGCTTCGCACACCAAGCGCAAGTTCGTCGATTATGTCCTCGGCCCCAACGCCGAGCATGTGGTGCACCACAGCAAGGTATCGGTGATGATCGTGCGCTGA
- a CDS encoding TRAP transporter permease, which translates to MTEDNKRGPDTEVDLEDMVSSSDSGSRQPAGMPGKLLVSIAAAWSLFQLWIASPLPFVLGFGVFNATEARSIHLAFALLLAYMAYPALKGSPRDRIPLMDWGLAILAMAAAAYTFVFYEQLSQRPGAPILQDVIVGVIGLLLLLEATRRALGPPLAIIASIFIIYSLAGPWMPGILSHRGVSLYGLINHQWLTGQGVFGIALGVSTSFVFLFVLFGALLDKAGAGNYFIKVAFSLLGHYKGGPAKAAVVASGMTGLISGSSIANTVTTGTFTIPMMKRVGFSSEKAGAVEVSSSVNGQIMPPVMGAAAFLMVEFVGISYVEVIKHAFLPALISYIALIYIVHLEALKANMQGLESSNPAKPLVRKVIGFLGGLLLMMVTAIAVYYGLGWLKPVLGDAAPWVVSLVLAAIYIVLLKLGAGYPELELDDPNEPIYSLPQTRPTVMVGLHYILPVIVLIWCLMVERLSPGLSAFWATVFMIFIMLTQRPITALLRHRSNIGADIREGFLDLWSGLVTGARNMIGIGIATATAGIIVGAVSQTGVGLVLADVVEILSMGNLMLILLFTAVLSLILGMGLPTTANYIVVSALLAPVIVTLGEQNGLLVPLIAVHLFVFYFGIMADVTPPVGLASFAAAAVSGGDPIRTGFQAFYYSLRTAALPFLFIFNTDLLLIDVSFLQGVMIFVVATLAMLIFAAATQGFMIARNRWYESILLLLVAFTLFRPGFWMDMIHDPYREIPPAQFVEALGNVDEDSTLRLQILGEDDLGDPLTTYMTMPVPDGDSGEERLENLGLELLVEDERAVVDMVTFGSQAQELGFDFDQEIIQVLAPVDRWAKEWMWIPAFLIFALVVLLQRRRRDRGSEPVSA; encoded by the coding sequence ATGACTGAGGATAACAAGAGAGGACCGGACACCGAGGTCGATCTCGAGGACATGGTCTCCTCGAGCGACTCGGGTTCCCGCCAGCCGGCGGGAATGCCTGGCAAACTGCTGGTAAGCATTGCCGCGGCCTGGTCGCTCTTTCAACTGTGGATCGCGTCTCCTCTGCCATTCGTGCTGGGATTCGGGGTCTTCAATGCCACCGAGGCACGCTCCATTCACCTGGCCTTTGCATTGCTTCTGGCGTACATGGCCTACCCGGCGTTGAAAGGCTCGCCGCGGGATCGTATCCCCTTGATGGACTGGGGACTGGCCATCCTGGCCATGGCGGCTGCCGCCTATACCTTCGTGTTCTACGAGCAACTGTCCCAGCGGCCCGGAGCACCGATCCTGCAGGACGTGATCGTCGGGGTGATCGGCCTGCTGCTGCTGCTCGAGGCCACGCGCCGGGCTCTGGGGCCGCCGTTGGCGATCATCGCCAGCATCTTCATCATCTACTCGCTGGCAGGTCCCTGGATGCCGGGGATCCTGTCGCACCGTGGCGTGAGCCTCTATGGCTTGATCAATCACCAATGGCTGACCGGTCAGGGGGTGTTCGGCATAGCGCTCGGTGTGTCGACGAGTTTCGTGTTCCTGTTCGTGCTGTTCGGCGCCTTGCTGGACAAGGCCGGTGCCGGCAATTACTTCATCAAGGTGGCCTTCTCGCTGCTGGGCCACTACAAGGGCGGTCCGGCCAAGGCGGCCGTGGTGGCTTCCGGCATGACCGGACTGATTTCCGGCTCGTCGATCGCCAATACCGTGACGACCGGTACCTTCACCATCCCGATGATGAAACGGGTCGGCTTCTCCTCGGAGAAGGCCGGTGCCGTCGAGGTGTCTTCGTCGGTCAATGGTCAGATCATGCCTCCCGTGATGGGCGCGGCGGCCTTCCTGATGGTCGAGTTCGTGGGCATTTCCTACGTCGAGGTCATCAAGCACGCCTTCCTGCCGGCGCTGATTTCCTATATCGCGTTGATCTACATCGTGCACCTCGAGGCCCTCAAGGCGAACATGCAGGGCCTGGAGAGCAGCAATCCGGCCAAGCCGCTGGTGCGCAAGGTGATCGGCTTCCTCGGTGGCCTGTTGTTGATGATGGTCACGGCCATCGCGGTCTATTACGGCCTGGGCTGGCTCAAGCCGGTGCTCGGCGATGCTGCGCCCTGGGTGGTTTCCCTGGTCCTGGCGGCGATCTATATCGTGCTGCTCAAGCTGGGAGCCGGTTATCCCGAACTCGAGCTCGACGATCCCAATGAACCGATCTACTCGCTGCCGCAGACACGGCCCACGGTGATGGTCGGCCTGCACTACATCCTGCCGGTGATCGTACTGATCTGGTGCTTGATGGTGGAGCGCCTGTCGCCGGGGCTGTCGGCCTTCTGGGCCACCGTCTTCATGATCTTCATCATGCTGACCCAGCGCCCCATCACGGCGCTGCTCCGGCATCGAAGCAACATCGGGGCGGATATCCGCGAGGGCTTCCTGGACCTGTGGAGTGGCCTGGTGACCGGTGCCCGCAACATGATCGGCATCGGTATCGCCACGGCCACCGCCGGGATCATCGTCGGCGCCGTCTCCCAGACCGGGGTGGGCCTGGTGCTGGCCGACGTGGTCGAGATCCTGTCGATGGGCAACCTGATGCTGATTCTGCTGTTCACTGCGGTGCTCAGCCTGATCCTCGGCATGGGGCTGCCCACCACGGCCAACTACATCGTGGTGTCGGCGCTGCTGGCGCCGGTGATCGTCACCCTCGGGGAACAGAACGGCCTGCTGGTGCCGCTGATCGCGGTGCACCTGTTCGTCTTCTATTTCGGCATCATGGCCGATGTCACGCCGCCGGTGGGCCTGGCCTCCTTCGCCGCAGCCGCGGTATCGGGAGGCGATCCCATCCGCACCGGCTTCCAGGCGTTCTATTACAGCCTGCGTACTGCGGCGCTGCCCTTCCTGTTCATCTTCAACACCGATCTGCTGTTGATCGATGTCTCCTTCCTGCAGGGGGTGATGATCTTCGTGGTGGCGACGCTGGCGATGTTGATCTTCGCAGCGGCGACCCAGGGCTTCATGATCGCGCGCAATCGCTGGTACGAGTCGATCCTGCTGCTGCTGGTAGCCTTCACGCTGTTCCGTCCGGGGTTCTGGATGGACATGATCCACGACCCCTATCGGGAGATCCCGCCGGCGCAGTTCGTCGAGGCGTTGGGTAACGTCGACGAGGACAGCACCCTGCGGTTGCAGATCCTGGGCGAGGATGACCTGGGGGATCCGTTGACGACCTACATGACCATGCCAGTGCCGGATGGCGACAGTGGCGAGGAGCGTCTGGAGAATCTGGGGCTGGAATTGCTTGTCGAAGATGAACGAGCGGTGGTCGATATGGTGACCTTCGGCAGCCAGGCCCAGGAGCTCGGTTTCGATTTCGACCAGGAGATCATCCAGGTATTGGCGCCGGTGGATCGTTGGGCCAAGGAATGGATGTGGATTCCCGCCTTCCTGATATTCGCGCTGGTGGTACTGTTGCAGCGCCGGCGTCGGGATCGCGGTAGCGAGCCGGTGTCGGCCTGA
- a CDS encoding ATP-binding protein, whose amino-acid sequence MFQQYPLRLKLGAISALVLFAAALLVVGLVAWRQDSLIWRVGDDTTWHAYKLDRDVVQLRNYLALHEPDEAALEDARLRFELLYSRLTLLKGGDISGLIASIPLAERLSGKIESHLETLDAILSEADTLDAETLDRMSRELAALSESTERMVVTINGHLAEASTRERSRLKWLYGLLLVLILAMSVAAMMVVTFLIRESRDNAAARRALEALSDELEVTAHRAESASQAKSEFLATVSHEIRTPLNGVIGMSELLSEHHLPDGARHYADTIHDSAQRLLELINDILDFSKIEAGRLDLETRSLSLSELVNGALSLFAPHAEAKGIHLVAWIDPALPTHIVSDPGRLRQILLNLLSNAIKFTERGEVRVSAFVADDGELGIDVVDTGCGIDEQRQAQLFEPFRQGDPSTARRFGGTGLGLAICKRLVEALRGRIGMESQPHLGSRCWVRLPLVAGAEETAALEVDTHHEDDKALSGARLLVVEDNPVNQQVASAMLTKLGCRVSVACSGREALERVETECFDLIFMDVQMPDMDGLEVTRRLRERGDWMAEVPIVAMTAGGPGGDQARCLAAGMNGYLVKPLFQDVLQAILRRHLQRGADEAVTRTAVVGPETLLDGEVIEALKASLSSDELAALVERYRGQAREHLAALNDAVAHGDAGEVRHQAHQLKGESASLGAVKVADTALRLEQAGEDGELDGAPADVQRLKDVLADTLQALDELGASLR is encoded by the coding sequence GTGTTTCAGCAATACCCCCTGCGCCTCAAGCTCGGCGCCATTTCCGCCCTGGTGTTGTTCGCCGCCGCCTTGCTGGTGGTCGGGCTGGTGGCCTGGCGACAGGACAGCCTGATCTGGCGCGTGGGCGACGATACCACCTGGCATGCCTACAAGCTGGATCGCGACGTCGTGCAGCTACGCAACTACCTGGCCTTGCATGAACCCGATGAGGCCGCGCTCGAGGATGCCCGGCTGCGTTTCGAATTGCTCTACAGCCGACTCACCCTGCTGAAGGGTGGTGATATCTCCGGGCTCATCGCATCGATCCCGCTGGCCGAGCGCCTTTCGGGCAAGATCGAGAGCCATCTCGAGACGCTCGATGCCATCCTGAGCGAGGCCGACACCCTGGACGCTGAGACTCTGGACAGGATGAGCCGCGAGCTGGCTGCCCTGAGCGAGTCCACCGAACGCATGGTCGTGACCATCAACGGTCATCTGGCCGAGGCCTCGACCCGTGAGCGTAGCCGATTGAAGTGGCTGTACGGGCTGTTGCTGGTGTTGATTCTGGCGATGAGCGTGGCAGCGATGATGGTGGTGACCTTCCTGATTCGCGAGTCCCGTGACAACGCCGCCGCCCGTCGCGCCCTGGAGGCGCTCAGCGACGAACTGGAGGTCACGGCGCACCGGGCCGAGTCGGCCAGCCAGGCCAAGTCGGAGTTTCTCGCAACCGTCAGCCACGAGATTCGCACGCCGCTCAACGGCGTGATCGGCATGAGCGAATTGCTGTCGGAGCACCACTTGCCGGACGGCGCCCGGCATTACGCCGACACTATCCACGACAGTGCGCAACGCCTGCTGGAACTGATCAACGACATTCTGGATTTCTCCAAGATCGAGGCCGGAAGGCTCGACCTGGAAACCCGCTCACTGTCGCTCTCCGAGCTGGTGAATGGCGCGCTGTCGCTCTTCGCCCCCCATGCCGAAGCCAAGGGTATTCATCTGGTGGCATGGATCGACCCGGCCCTGCCGACCCATATCGTCAGCGATCCGGGGCGTTTGCGGCAGATCCTGTTGAACCTGCTGTCGAACGCCATCAAGTTCACCGAGCGCGGTGAGGTGCGCGTGTCGGCATTCGTCGCCGATGATGGCGAGCTGGGGATAGATGTCGTCGATACCGGTTGCGGCATCGACGAGCAGCGCCAGGCGCAATTGTTCGAACCCTTCCGACAGGGCGACCCATCCACCGCCCGGCGCTTCGGCGGCACGGGGCTGGGGCTGGCCATCTGCAAGCGCCTGGTGGAGGCCCTGAGAGGCCGCATCGGCATGGAGAGTCAACCGCATCTCGGCAGTCGTTGCTGGGTTCGGCTGCCCCTGGTGGCGGGCGCCGAGGAGACGGCCGCCCTGGAGGTCGACACGCATCACGAGGACGACAAGGCCCTGAGCGGCGCCAGGCTGCTGGTGGTGGAAGACAATCCCGTCAACCAGCAGGTTGCCAGCGCCATGCTGACCAAGCTGGGATGCCGGGTCAGTGTGGCCTGTTCCGGTCGTGAAGCGTTGGAACGTGTCGAAACGGAGTGTTTCGATCTGATCTTCATGGATGTCCAGATGCCCGACATGGATGGCCTGGAGGTGACGCGCCGGCTCCGCGAGCGCGGCGACTGGATGGCCGAGGTGCCGATCGTGGCCATGACCGCCGGCGGTCCCGGTGGCGATCAGGCCCGTTGCCTGGCCGCGGGCATGAATGGCTATCTGGTCAAGCCGTTGTTCCAGGACGTCCTGCAGGCGATATTGCGACGTCATCTGCAGCGGGGAGCGGACGAAGCGGTGACACGGACGGCGGTGGTGGGGCCGGAGACGCTGCTGGATGGCGAGGTCATCGAGGCCCTGAAGGCGAGTCTCAGTAGCGACGAGCTGGCGGCGCTGGTAGAGCGCTATCGCGGGCAGGCCCGTGAGCATCTGGCGGCGCTGAACGACGCCGTGGCGCACGGCGATGCCGGGGAGGTCCGCCATCAGGCCCATCAGCTCAAGGGCGAGTCCGCCAGCCTGGGCGCGGTGAAGGTCGCCGATACGGCCCTGCGCCTGGAGCAGGCCGGCGAGGATGGGGAACTCGATGGAGCTCCGGCCGATGTGCAGCGACTGAAGGATGTGCTCGCAGATACCCTGCAGGCGCTCGACGAGCTGGGCGCGTCGCTCCGCTAA
- the cra gene encoding catabolite repressor/activator, translated as MTLAEIARLAGVSRTTASYVINGKARERRISQDTVDRVMAVVGRYHYRVDAQAAALRRGSSRLLGLIVPDLENASYARLAKLLEQEARQRGYHLLIAGSDDEMARERELALALRAQGCDALITASCLPMEAPFYRDLMESGLPVVAMDRGLDPTHFASVVSNDRQAAERLTRVALDAPVQRVAWFDAVPALSISRERRAGFQDALARHDMEASLHSAERYDRAAGAGLMRSLLDEHGLPDVLITASYALLDGVFDVLLEDGGLPDGLRLATFGDNRLLDFLPLAVDSAVQDHARIAATTLACAEAAANGDYRPGHQVIGRTLHRRSAPLNPRQGARA; from the coding sequence ATGACGCTCGCAGAAATCGCACGTCTGGCCGGGGTCTCGCGCACCACCGCCAGCTATGTCATCAACGGCAAGGCCCGGGAGCGCCGTATCAGCCAGGATACCGTCGACCGGGTCATGGCCGTGGTGGGACGCTACCATTATCGGGTCGACGCCCAGGCCGCCGCCCTGCGTCGCGGCTCCAGCCGGCTGCTCGGACTGATCGTCCCCGACCTGGAGAACGCCAGTTATGCGCGCCTGGCCAAGCTGCTCGAGCAGGAAGCCCGCCAGCGCGGCTATCACCTGCTGATCGCCGGCTCGGATGACGAAATGGCACGCGAGCGCGAGCTGGCCCTGGCCCTGAGGGCCCAGGGTTGCGATGCGCTGATCACCGCCAGTTGCCTGCCGATGGAAGCCCCCTTCTACCGGGACCTGATGGAGAGCGGATTACCGGTGGTGGCAATGGACCGGGGCCTGGACCCGACACATTTCGCCAGCGTGGTGAGCAATGACCGGCAAGCCGCCGAGCGACTCACCCGTGTGGCGCTCGATGCCCCGGTCCAGCGCGTCGCCTGGTTCGACGCCGTGCCGGCCCTGTCGATCAGCCGCGAGCGTCGCGCCGGCTTTCAGGACGCCCTGGCCCGGCACGACATGGAGGCCAGCCTGCACAGCGCGGAACGCTATGACCGCGCCGCCGGCGCTGGGCTGATGCGGTCGCTGCTCGACGAGCACGGCCTGCCCGACGTTCTGATCACCGCCTCCTATGCCCTGCTCGACGGGGTCTTCGATGTCCTGCTGGAAGACGGCGGCCTGCCCGACGGCCTGCGTCTGGCGACCTTCGGCGACAACCGGCTGCTCGATTTCCTGCCCCTGGCGGTGGACTCGGCGGTCCAGGACCACGCCCGCATCGCGGCCACCACCCTGGCCTGCGCCGAGGCGGCGGCCAATGGCGACTATCGCCCCGGCCACCAGGTCATCGGCCGAACACTGCACCGGCGCTCGGCGCCCCTGAACCCGCGGCAGGGAGCGCGCGCCTGA
- a CDS encoding molybdopterin-dependent oxidoreductase, with protein sequence MSFRFVLAVIVGLVVATMGVAVQAAPLPSPSGKVILTIRGDISHPNVGDEAHFDRAMLDRLPSRSIVTTTPWHPGPGRFEGPLFSALLDAVGANGSEVRVVALNGFEASIPISDFKRYDVILAMRRNGEPMPIRDFGPLFVVYPFDQHPELRTEAIRFRSVWQVNRIVVY encoded by the coding sequence ATGTCTTTCAGGTTCGTGCTTGCGGTGATCGTCGGCCTGGTGGTGGCGACCATGGGTGTCGCCGTTCAGGCAGCGCCTCTGCCATCGCCCAGTGGCAAGGTGATCCTGACCATTCGCGGCGATATTTCGCATCCCAATGTTGGTGACGAAGCGCATTTCGATCGTGCCATGCTCGATCGCCTTCCATCGCGTTCCATCGTCACGACGACGCCCTGGCACCCCGGTCCGGGGCGTTTCGAGGGGCCGCTCTTCTCGGCCCTGCTGGATGCCGTGGGCGCCAACGGCAGTGAAGTGAGGGTCGTGGCCCTGAATGGCTTCGAGGCCAGTATTCCGATCAGTGACTTCAAGCGTTATGACGTCATCCTGGCCATGCGGCGCAATGGCGAGCCGATGCCGATCAGGGACTTCGGCCCCCTGTTCGTGGTGTATCCCTTCGACCAGCATCCCGAGCTCAGGACCGAGGCCATTCGCTTTCGCTCGGTGTGGCAGGTGAATCGTATCGTCGTGTACTGA